From Megalobrama amblycephala isolate DHTTF-2021 linkage group LG8, ASM1881202v1, whole genome shotgun sequence, the proteins below share one genomic window:
- the LOC125274433 gene encoding apolipoprotein L6-like isoform X1 produces the protein MANPSAPPLPAARTVPPGAQKKSLCLTPCDKTSSIKHLQQMANPSAPPLPAARTVPPGAQKLVGMNESPQGGERHPLAAGPHSSYQNYYSAQPKMEFKIQRNIFVITAPPDQLAGGYQNCGSQDKKSPWKGNNFRGSTDHSGVSDSRAGESFEKTLKRFVSHLPFCANSMQRHISELHEVADSLDKTHKGTRIAGITGGTTGAVGAAAAVGGILLAPATMGLSLAVAAVGVGVAAAGGVTGASAAITKKVKTNQVRKKVESVLKEHQKEMNDIEDHLNNINTEMEKLKSVNVKPAKIVKLVEIASGTSGALSVMNRSSGVIQGFALGMDLFFNEKDSQKLKKGSKTRFAQQIREVAEQIQAGLTELLDMRDKLILEGI, from the exons AAAAGCTTGTGTCTCACACCCTGCGACAAGACCTCGAGCATTAAACATCTACAGCAGATGGCAAAC CCTTCTGCTCCTCCTCTCCCAGCAGCACGAACTGTGCCTCCAGGGGCCCAGAAG TTGGTGGGGATGAATGAGTCTCCTCAGGGCGGAGAGCGCCACCCACTGGCTGCTGGGCCACACAGCAGCTATCAGAACTACTACAGTGCACAACCAAAAATGGAG TTCAAAATACAGAGGAATATCTTTGTCATCACAGCTCCGCCGGATCAGTTGGCTGGAGGATATCAGAACTGTGGCTCACAG GACAAGAAAAGCCCATGGAAGGGGAACAATTTCA gAGGATCTACAGATCACTCAGGGGTTTCAGATTCCAG GGCAGgtgaaagttttgaaaaaactCTTAAGCGCTTTGTTTctcatctgccattttgtgCAAACTCTATGCAAAGACATATCTCTGAGCTACATGAAGTGGCTGATAGCCTGGACAAGACACACAAAGGGACGAGAATCGCTGGCATCACAGGCGGCACCACCGGAGCCGTGGGCGCAGCGGCAGCCGTGGGCGGCATCCTCCTGGCCCCCGCGACTATGGGCTTGTCTCTAGCGGTCGCTGCGGTGGGAGTCGGGGTCGCAGCCGCTGGCGGGGTCACAGGGGCCTCGGCTGCCATTACCAAGAAAGTAAAAACAAATCAAGTCAGGAAAAAGGTGGAATCAGTCTTGAAAGAGCACCAAAAGGAGATGAATGACATTGAGGACCACTTAAATAATATCAACACAGAGATGGAGAAACTCAAAAGTGTGAACGTGAAACCTGCAAAGATCGTGAAGCTAGTCGAGATAGCAAGTGGGACATCAGGTGCCCTCAGCGTGATGAACAGATCCTCAGGTGTGATTCAGGGCTTTGCCCTTGGCATGGATCTTTTCTTCAATGAAAAAGATTCCCAAAAACTCAAGAAAGGGTCAAAGACCAGATTTGCCCAGCAGATCCGTGAGGTGGCAGAACAGATTCAGGCTGGTCTAACAGAGCTGTTGGACATGAGAGATAAACTGATCTTAGAAGGGATATGA
- the LOC125274433 gene encoding apolipoprotein L3-like isoform X2: protein MANPSAPPLPAARTVPPGAQKLVGMNESPQGGERHPLAAGPHSSYQNYYSAQPKMEFKIQRNIFVITAPPDQLAGGYQNCGSQDKKSPWKGNNFRGSTDHSGVSDSRAGESFEKTLKRFVSHLPFCANSMQRHISELHEVADSLDKTHKGTRIAGITGGTTGAVGAAAAVGGILLAPATMGLSLAVAAVGVGVAAAGGVTGASAAITKKVKTNQVRKKVESVLKEHQKEMNDIEDHLNNINTEMEKLKSVNVKPAKIVKLVEIASGTSGALSVMNRSSGVIQGFALGMDLFFNEKDSQKLKKGSKTRFAQQIREVAEQIQAGLTELLDMRDKLILEGI, encoded by the exons TTGGTGGGGATGAATGAGTCTCCTCAGGGCGGAGAGCGCCACCCACTGGCTGCTGGGCCACACAGCAGCTATCAGAACTACTACAGTGCACAACCAAAAATGGAG TTCAAAATACAGAGGAATATCTTTGTCATCACAGCTCCGCCGGATCAGTTGGCTGGAGGATATCAGAACTGTGGCTCACAG GACAAGAAAAGCCCATGGAAGGGGAACAATTTCA gAGGATCTACAGATCACTCAGGGGTTTCAGATTCCAG GGCAGgtgaaagttttgaaaaaactCTTAAGCGCTTTGTTTctcatctgccattttgtgCAAACTCTATGCAAAGACATATCTCTGAGCTACATGAAGTGGCTGATAGCCTGGACAAGACACACAAAGGGACGAGAATCGCTGGCATCACAGGCGGCACCACCGGAGCCGTGGGCGCAGCGGCAGCCGTGGGCGGCATCCTCCTGGCCCCCGCGACTATGGGCTTGTCTCTAGCGGTCGCTGCGGTGGGAGTCGGGGTCGCAGCCGCTGGCGGGGTCACAGGGGCCTCGGCTGCCATTACCAAGAAAGTAAAAACAAATCAAGTCAGGAAAAAGGTGGAATCAGTCTTGAAAGAGCACCAAAAGGAGATGAATGACATTGAGGACCACTTAAATAATATCAACACAGAGATGGAGAAACTCAAAAGTGTGAACGTGAAACCTGCAAAGATCGTGAAGCTAGTCGAGATAGCAAGTGGGACATCAGGTGCCCTCAGCGTGATGAACAGATCCTCAGGTGTGATTCAGGGCTTTGCCCTTGGCATGGATCTTTTCTTCAATGAAAAAGATTCCCAAAAACTCAAGAAAGGGTCAAAGACCAGATTTGCCCAGCAGATCCGTGAGGTGGCAGAACAGATTCAGGCTGGTCTAACAGAGCTGTTGGACATGAGAGATAAACTGATCTTAGAAGGGATATGA
- the atf4a gene encoding cyclic AMP-dependent transcription factor ATF-4 translates to MSVVSQMSLEDVGALLLGPSSLMADPFGPLLDEDEESALSEGSSSPLSSSYAESSSSLSLLSPSPPASVGCKSELLLLSWLPASELLGAQTEPEQSKGDAFSGMDWMSEKLDLNDFDLDSLIGSYDSDEPPSSPEELLACLDTDMDLDLDSLPFSSSELGLTLPPLPLDLPLPEPPLEPVEIKSEPPSPARSPDSANTLDLGSEVSVLQAPGIMLTPSHIVVVLAPKDEASSTDDSSDSDSGISISGSPTHLPDTAPSPKPAGSSRTKPYSKPDPDAAAVATGRVKAGPGAPKVVEKKLKKMEQNKTAATRYRQKKRAEQDTLNSECADLEKRNRELAEKAESLSREIKYLKDLMEEVRSAKNRRSKAKVQDAVGSS, encoded by the exons ATGTCCGTGGTGTCTCAGATGAGTTTGGAGGACGTGGGGGCCCTGCTCCTGGGGCCCTCATCTTTGATGGCTGACCCCTTTGGGCCCCTTCTGGACGAAGATGAGGAGAGCGCTCTATCCGAGGGGTCGTCGTCACCCCTCTCCTCTTCCTACGCTGAATCTTCCTCCTCTCTCTCGctcctctctccctctcctcCCGCTTCTGTAGGGTGTAAGTCAGAGCTGCTGTTGCTCTCCTGGCTTCCTGCGTCTGAGCTGCTCGGTGCCCAAACGGAGCCAGAGCAGAGTAAAG gtgatgcgTTTTCGGGCATGGATTGGATGTCGGAAAAATTAGACCTGAATGACTTCGACCTGGATTCTCTCATCGGTTCATATGATTCAGACGAGCCTCCCAGTTCTCCAGAAGAGCTGCTGGCCTGCCTGGATACTGACATGGATCTGGACCTCGATTCCCTCCCGTTCAGCTCATCCGAACTGGGCCTGACGTTGCCTCCGCTGCCCCTCGACCTTCCCCTCCCAGAACCGCCGCTGGAGCCTGTCGAGATCAAGTCCGAGCCTCCTTCTCCAGCGCGGTCTCCTGATTCGGCCAACACCTTAGACCTGGGAAGTGAGGTGTCCGTGCTTCAGGCTCCAGGAATCATGCTGACTCCATCCCACATCGTGGTGGTTCTGGCCCCGAAAGATGAGGCAAGCAGCACCGATGATTCCTCCGACAGCGACAGTGGGATCTCCATCTCCGGATCCCCGACTCACCTACCAGATACGGCACCCTCGCCGAAGCCCGCAGGCTCCTCCAGAACCAAACCCTACTCCAAACCCGACCCGGACGCCGCGGCAGTCGCTACAGGCCGAGTGAAGGCCGGCCCCGGCGCTCCGAAAGTGGTGGAGAAGAAGCTGAAGAAGATGGAGCAGAACAAAACGGCAGCGACGCGGTACCGGCAGAAGAAACGGGCCGAGCAGGATACACTGAACTCCGAGTGCGCCGACCTGGAGAAGAGAAACCGCGAGCTGGCGGAGAAAGCCGAGTCCCTCAGCCGGGAGATCAAGTATCTGAAGGATCTCATGGAGGAAGTTCGATCTGCCAAAAACCGCAGGAGCAAAGCAAAAGTCCAGGATGCCGTCGGCTCTAGTTAG